DNA from Roseimicrobium sp. ORNL1:
TATATAGCCCATCCGGTCTGTGTCTCCGTGCCTCTGCGACTCGGTGTTGAATTCCAGGGCCCGGGCATTCACATTACTCGTTCCCTTTTGCTCCGCTCCGCTCATGTCCCTCAGCCCCGAACATCGCCAGGAAATGGCCGCCATCTACAAAGCGGTGGCAGACCGTCCGCTGGAGCGGAGCTGCGCCATGAGCACGGAGTGCTGCCAGTTCCGCCTCACGGGCCGGACGCCGATGCTCACCAAGGGCGAGGCCATGTACGCCGCCATCGGTGTGCGGGCCAGCGGGCGCAAGAAACTCCCGGACCGCGAGGACGGCGCCTGCCCCTTGCTGGGGAAAAATGGCCGGTGCATGATCTATGCACACCGTCCCTTCGGCTGCCGCACGCATTTCTGTGATGCCGCCGGTGGTCCCTACCCGCGCAAACACGTGGCAGACCTCATCCGGCGCCTGGAAGTCGTGGATGAACAGCTCAAAGGAGACGGCCCAAGGCCCATCCAGGGCGCGGTCGAGGATGCGTTGGAGGAAATGTGATGCAGGTCAGACCTGAATGACCGACATGACTTCTTTCAAGTAGTCAAAGTGGGCATCGCTGCACAGGAGCGGCAAATCGTGGCTCTTAGCCGACGCGGTTATCCAGATGTCATTCTCCGGAATGAGTTTCCCCATGGCCGCGAGATGAGCTTTCAATTCGGCATAGGCGCTCGCCGTAGCTTCGTCGCTGGGCAAGAGAACCACATTCTTGCTGAATTCCGACCATTGCTGAACCGCCCTGGGATCATTTCCTGACTTGCGAATGCCGTAGAGCATTTCGCCCAGCGCAGTCAGGGGAAGGTAAAGCTCAGCCGCAGCCTTGAGTTGGGCGGTCAGAGAAGGATTCCTGGCGCGCAAATGCTGAACGATGACGCTGCTATCGAGCGCCAGGCTACCAGGTGTCTTCATCGATGTGTTCGCAATCCTTGAGCGCCTCCTCCAGCGCCTTCCCTTCCTCTCCTGCAAGGCTTCCGGCAGTGGAATCAAGCATCGCGTTCCGGCGCTCATGTCGCTCGGTTACAAGCTTGTCGATGAACAAGGCCGTCTGCTCCAACTGGTCCGTTGGCATACGGCGAAGCTCTTCAAGAATGGCGGCCTCCGGAGGCATCGCTGGTAGTTTAGCGCTGCGGCTAATTTTCTCAAGTAATCGGAAGATTTGGCGATTTGCGCTCAGTTTT
Protein-coding regions in this window:
- a CDS encoding PIN domain-containing protein, whose amino-acid sequence is MKTPGSLALDSSVIVQHLRARNPSLTAQLKAAAELYLPLTALGEMLYGIRKSGNDPRAVQQWSEFSKNVVLLPSDEATASAYAELKAHLAAMGKLIPENDIWITASAKSHDLPLLCSDAHFDYLKEVMSVIQV
- a CDS encoding YkgJ family cysteine cluster protein, with the translated sequence MSLSPEHRQEMAAIYKAVADRPLERSCAMSTECCQFRLTGRTPMLTKGEAMYAAIGVRASGRKKLPDREDGACPLLGKNGRCMIYAHRPFGCRTHFCDAAGGPYPRKHVADLIRRLEVVDEQLKGDGPRPIQGAVEDALEEM